One Pueribacillus theae genomic region harbors:
- a CDS encoding ABC transporter substrate-binding protein, translated as MQGTQLKFIIRFLLLIAFVFVIVGCSSKTSGQPKDNGTKGNEASKTEEGKPQKGGEATFAYQTDVSNYDPILGSAGSDHALLWPVYATLIEFSPELEPEAGLAESWDFADDKTLQLTLREGVTFHDGTPFNAEAVKFNIERANSENSKVTDLKNIESVEVVDEKTVKLHLSQPDSSILLALSDRGGMMVSPTAVEEKGDDFSQNPVGAGPYKMEKRVPNGEIVFKAFEDYWQEGQPYLDKMTVKIMADENTRINALKSGEIDLADDIKPGNVQSLKNEANIILKDKTSVAFRMLYLNAEKEPINNKAVRQAILYGINRDAIIQAINFGSGESAYIPFPKEYWAADQNIKIDYDPEKAKQILKDAGVENVKIKMNHYSTAYEQRLAEAIKSQLAEVGIQVELQAMELQAAVSNYFVEKEVPMFLSSWTGRPDPQITIKNLFARDSFYNAGGHSTDEIESLISEAAGTYEQEGRAKLYSEISQKALLEEAIMIPIFFEPRAAAMNQSIKGYEPNLLGKPIFSTIWKEQ; from the coding sequence ATGCAGGGCACACAGTTGAAGTTCATTATTAGATTTCTATTATTAATCGCTTTTGTGTTCGTTATCGTAGGGTGTTCGTCTAAGACTAGCGGCCAGCCAAAAGATAATGGAACCAAAGGAAATGAAGCTTCGAAAACAGAAGAAGGTAAGCCACAAAAAGGTGGAGAAGCAACTTTTGCATATCAGACAGATGTCAGCAACTATGATCCCATTCTAGGAAGCGCGGGAAGCGATCATGCATTGCTGTGGCCAGTATATGCTACGCTAATTGAATTTTCACCTGAACTAGAACCGGAAGCTGGGTTAGCAGAATCTTGGGACTTTGCGGATGATAAAACGTTGCAGCTTACGTTAAGAGAAGGGGTGACGTTCCACGACGGAACACCATTTAATGCGGAAGCTGTCAAATTTAACATTGAGAGAGCCAATTCTGAAAACTCAAAGGTGACCGATCTCAAAAATATTGAAAGCGTCGAAGTAGTTGACGAGAAAACCGTTAAGCTACATTTGTCCCAGCCTGATTCGTCAATTTTATTAGCACTATCGGATCGCGGCGGAATGATGGTTTCCCCGACTGCGGTTGAAGAAAAAGGAGATGATTTTTCACAAAACCCTGTAGGCGCAGGTCCCTATAAAATGGAAAAACGCGTGCCAAATGGCGAGATAGTATTCAAGGCATTTGAGGATTACTGGCAAGAAGGACAGCCTTATCTTGATAAAATGACGGTTAAAATTATGGCGGATGAAAATACACGCATCAATGCCTTAAAATCCGGCGAAATTGATTTGGCAGACGATATTAAGCCCGGGAACGTCCAAAGCCTTAAAAATGAGGCAAACATTATCCTAAAAGATAAAACGTCTGTTGCGTTCCGAATGTTGTATTTGAATGCAGAGAAGGAGCCGATCAATAACAAAGCTGTGAGACAAGCTATTTTATATGGAATTAATCGCGATGCAATTATTCAAGCGATTAACTTTGGAAGCGGTGAATCGGCTTACATACCGTTCCCTAAAGAATATTGGGCTGCGGATCAAAATATCAAAATTGACTATGATCCTGAAAAAGCAAAACAAATTTTAAAAGATGCAGGGGTTGAAAATGTCAAAATTAAGATGAACCATTATTCCACCGCCTATGAACAACGATTAGCAGAAGCAATTAAAAGCCAGTTAGCGGAAGTTGGCATTCAAGTAGAACTCCAAGCAATGGAATTGCAAGCCGCAGTTTCAAACTATTTTGTTGAAAAAGAAGTACCTATGTTTCTATCTAGTTGGACAGGTAGGCCTGACCCGCAAATTACGATAAAAAACTTGTTCGCGCGCGACAGTTTTTACAATGCCGGGGGCCATTCGACAGATGAAATTGAAAGTTTAATTTCAGAAGCTGCTGGCACCTATGAACAAGAAGGACGTGCAAAGCTGTATAGTGAAATTAGCCAAAAAGCTCTCCTAGAGGAAGCGATTATGATTCCGATTTTCTTTGAACCACGCGCAGCTGCTATGAACCAATCGATTAAGGGGTATGAACCTAATTTATTAGGAAAGCCAATTTTCTCAACGATTTGGAAAGAACAATAA
- a CDS encoding AMP-binding protein, whose translation MSVERFEKTLGTDEELITKKFEKWAKECGNKSFIFYGEENKTYTYHDFNKMANNFAHHLMKRGIQKGDRISLFLKNPLVTTIAMFGIWKAGAVFCPINFNYKGKLLSYQINDTKPKLLVTERQMVSIINGIKSELYSFPIVMYDPAETSHDYSAEEAAIELDSQFPAISFHEVVQGNYENPNLPIHYYDTANIIYTSGTTGAAKGVVQSYRWIHGYTYFFRAFNKQEDVIYNDLPMYHVGGAFALVARAAFAGCTVALWDKFSPHDFWERIRKSGATNAILLDVMIPWLMKAPPSEKDRFNTLNRVHMQPLPQYHNDVAKRFGINFVSAGYGQTESGNGFVGIIDELGEEKGTPKEMYKGYTREETQKIAKELEIPFQRGNEPLAKGYMGYAAPFYEAAILDEHDNECGIGQPGQIAFRSKFPHLLLKEYFNKPAATVEVFQNLWFHTGDVGYRDENGIYYFVDRMKDVIRHKGENISSYQVEDMINQHSLVSVSAAFPIPAEEGDEDDIVVFVVPKTEKLSVAKLEEWTKREMPKFMWPKHIHFIKDLPRTPTNKIEKYKLKKLFLEEFLKKN comes from the coding sequence ATGAGTGTAGAAAGATTCGAGAAAACGTTAGGGACTGATGAAGAGTTAATTACTAAGAAATTTGAAAAATGGGCAAAGGAATGCGGCAATAAATCTTTTATTTTTTATGGGGAAGAAAATAAAACGTACACGTATCACGACTTTAATAAAATGGCTAACAACTTTGCCCATCATCTAATGAAAAGAGGGATTCAAAAGGGAGATCGTATCTCGTTATTTTTAAAAAATCCCCTTGTGACAACAATAGCGATGTTTGGGATTTGGAAAGCGGGTGCTGTTTTTTGTCCAATTAATTTTAACTATAAAGGCAAGCTCCTCTCGTATCAGATAAATGATACTAAGCCAAAGCTTCTTGTAACTGAAAGGCAAATGGTCTCCATAATTAATGGTATAAAAAGCGAACTGTACTCTTTTCCGATTGTCATGTATGATCCGGCCGAAACGAGTCATGATTACTCTGCGGAAGAGGCTGCAATCGAACTCGATTCTCAGTTCCCAGCAATTTCATTTCATGAAGTTGTTCAGGGAAACTATGAAAACCCTAATCTTCCAATCCACTATTACGATACAGCTAACATTATTTACACGTCGGGCACGACAGGAGCGGCAAAAGGTGTGGTGCAATCGTATCGTTGGATTCACGGTTATACGTATTTCTTTAGAGCCTTTAACAAACAGGAGGATGTGATCTACAACGATTTGCCAATGTATCATGTAGGTGGTGCTTTTGCCCTTGTTGCTCGTGCAGCGTTTGCTGGCTGCACAGTGGCGCTTTGGGATAAATTCAGTCCACATGATTTTTGGGAGAGAATACGGAAAAGCGGTGCAACGAATGCGATTTTGCTTGACGTAATGATCCCCTGGCTAATGAAAGCCCCTCCATCTGAGAAAGACCGATTCAATACGTTAAATCGCGTACATATGCAGCCGCTACCACAATATCACAATGATGTTGCAAAACGATTTGGAATTAACTTTGTTTCAGCGGGCTATGGCCAAACAGAATCAGGAAACGGTTTTGTTGGGATTATTGATGAACTTGGAGAAGAAAAAGGTACCCCAAAGGAAATGTATAAAGGATACACAAGAGAAGAAACTCAAAAAATTGCAAAAGAACTGGAGATTCCTTTTCAAAGAGGAAATGAACCACTAGCAAAAGGGTATATGGGCTATGCTGCACCTTTTTATGAAGCGGCAATTTTAGATGAGCATGATAATGAATGTGGCATTGGTCAGCCCGGGCAAATCGCATTTCGCTCAAAATTCCCGCACCTATTACTGAAAGAATATTTTAACAAACCCGCTGCCACTGTAGAGGTATTTCAAAACCTTTGGTTTCATACTGGGGATGTTGGATATCGGGACGAAAATGGAATTTACTATTTCGTCGATAGAATGAAAGATGTAATTAGGCATAAGGGAGAAAATATATCTTCTTATCAGGTGGAAGATATGATCAATCAGCATTCTCTTGTCAGCGTTTCAGCAGCTTTTCCTATTCCTGCCGAAGAAGGTGATGAGGATGATATTGTTGTTTTCGTCGTACCAAAAACGGAAAAGCTAAGCGTAGCTAAGTTAGAAGAATGGACGAAACGCGAAATGCCTAAATTTATGTGGCCGAAGCATATTCATTTTATTAAGGATTTACCGCGAACGCCAACGAATAAAATTGAAAAATATAAATTAAAAAAGCTATTTTTAGAGGAATTCTTGAAAAAGAATTAA